One part of the Saprospiraceae bacterium genome encodes these proteins:
- a CDS encoding GLPGLI family protein has product MKNKILFLIFCLPFILKSQQSSGEIKYEERIKIIIDLPDGNESLKKTLPPSQTILKTLLFTSNESYYRDDAKNEDLDITHEENGMDMQIVMKNPENNIYTNQEKNLLIQSTEFFGKQFLVTGDLSTKKWKLTDDQKMILGYPCQKAILMDTTLDVVAWFTPQIPIHIGPNGFTNLPGVILRIEFDKDSRTITATQLNFRNLKENEIIKPTKGKKLTAQEFKIIRDEKMKEMGMIQGKGGAVKMIIKEDRN; this is encoded by the coding sequence ATGAAAAACAAAATTCTATTTCTTATCTTTTGCCTACCGTTCATTCTAAAATCGCAACAATCTTCAGGCGAAATAAAATATGAAGAACGTATTAAAATAATCATTGATTTACCGGACGGAAATGAGTCCCTCAAAAAAACATTACCTCCTAGTCAGACTATCTTAAAAACACTCTTGTTTACTTCAAATGAATCTTACTATAGAGATGATGCAAAAAATGAAGATTTAGATATAACCCATGAAGAAAATGGAATGGATATGCAAATCGTAATGAAAAATCCTGAAAATAATATATATACCAATCAGGAAAAAAATCTGCTAATACAATCCACAGAGTTTTTTGGAAAACAATTTTTAGTCACCGGTGATCTAAGCACTAAGAAATGGAAATTAACCGATGATCAAAAAATGATTCTCGGATATCCTTGCCAAAAAGCCATATTGATGGATACTACCTTAGATGTTGTAGCCTGGTTTACTCCACAAATTCCAATCCATATAGGACCCAATGGGTTTACAAATTTACCGGGTGTTATACTTCGTATTGAATTTGACAAAGATTCCAGAACTATTACCGCAACACAACTTAATTTTAGAAATTTAAAGGAAAATGAAATAATAAAACCTACAAAAGGGAAAAAACTAACTGCCCAAGAGTTCAAAATAATCAGAGATGAAAAAATGAAAGAAATGGGGATGATTCAGGGCAAAGGTGGGGCCGTAAAAATGATTATAAAGGAAGACAGAAATTAA
- a CDS encoding HAMP domain-containing histidine kinase, with the protein MEMKGNKKQILANGLMVSSLVFLACFLSLYLYKSYQKEYANLQREVGYYFVSSIRNIEGGVLNKLIFQSDSMIQPQFHTKHFRRDSKTLKSIIKIEDHNIEMQGRKLEVRVDRTEKELDLNQIEGSVTMFIAMGNDSMELRDSCVPVSESTRDFLSALEANFKSNMQIAKLPISYSITKEGVDTLMNRKITLMASYTDVTNGDRYVVNIENYSLYLIRMILPEVLFSILLFLSLLISFYLVYKSLASESMLLNLKNDFIQNITHELKTPVATVSVALEALQDFNVLEDSIKRTDYINISKQELKRLSLLIDRVLNISQVGKKMPTIYATKLELNKVVLDILVALKLQFEKYRFDINFECIGDDFIIFGDKQQIESLVFNLLDNALKYGNKDQPKIQIQIKQQEKFVCLIVSDNGIGIPKEYQDHIFEKFYRVPQGEIHNVKGYGLGLSYVAAVVQEMGGKIQVESTQNVGTSFIIQFPMRQAD; encoded by the coding sequence ATGGAAATGAAAGGAAATAAAAAGCAAATTCTGGCTAATGGTTTAATGGTTTCAAGTTTGGTTTTTCTAGCTTGTTTTCTTTCGCTTTATTTGTACAAAAGTTATCAAAAGGAGTACGCTAATTTACAGCGGGAGGTCGGTTATTATTTTGTAAGTTCTATTCGTAATATTGAAGGCGGTGTCCTGAATAAATTAATTTTTCAATCGGATAGTATGATACAGCCTCAATTTCATACAAAGCATTTTCGCAGAGATTCTAAAACTTTAAAATCAATAATAAAGATTGAAGATCATAATATTGAAATGCAGGGGAGGAAACTGGAAGTAAGAGTAGATCGGACAGAGAAGGAGCTTGACCTGAATCAAATTGAAGGTTCCGTGACCATGTTTATTGCAATGGGAAATGACAGTATGGAGTTGAGGGATTCTTGTGTACCTGTGTCCGAATCAACGAGGGATTTTTTAAGTGCTTTGGAAGCTAATTTTAAATCTAATATGCAAATTGCTAAGCTTCCAATTTCCTATTCAATAACAAAAGAAGGTGTAGATACTCTCATGAATCGCAAGATCACTTTAATGGCATCTTATACAGATGTTACCAATGGAGATCGGTATGTTGTTAATATTGAGAATTATTCACTTTATCTGATCAGAATGATTTTACCAGAAGTACTTTTTTCTATATTATTATTTTTGAGTCTTTTGATATCATTTTACTTGGTTTATAAGTCCTTAGCTTCAGAAAGCATGCTGCTCAATTTGAAAAATGATTTTATTCAAAACATTACGCATGAATTGAAAACACCCGTTGCCACTGTTAGTGTTGCACTTGAAGCATTGCAAGATTTTAATGTATTAGAAGATTCAATAAAGAGAACGGATTATATAAACATTTCAAAGCAAGAGTTGAAGCGACTTTCTCTTTTGATTGATCGGGTATTAAACATTTCGCAGGTAGGAAAAAAAATGCCTACTATATATGCAACTAAGCTTGAGCTTAATAAAGTGGTATTGGATATTTTGGTTGCTTTAAAATTGCAGTTTGAAAAGTATCGATTTGATATAAATTTTGAATGTATTGGGGATGATTTTATCATCTTCGGTGATAAACAACAAATCGAAAGTCTGGTATTCAATTTATTGGATAATGCTTTAAAGTATGGTAACAAGGATCAACCTAAGATTCAAATTCAAATTAAACAGCAGGAAAAATTTGTATGTTTGATAGTGTCTGATAATGGTATTGGTATTCCAAAAGAATACCAGGATCATATTTTTGAAAAATTTTATAGGGTCCCTCAGGGTGAAATTCATAATGTGAAAGGGTATGGTTTGGGCTTGAGTTATGTTGCTGCAGTTGTCCAGGAGATGGGCGGAAAGATTCAAGTTGAAAGTACGCAAAATGTAGGCACCAGTTTTATAATTCAATTTCCAATGCGCCAAGCTGATTAG
- a CDS encoding TonB-dependent receptor, producing MNFLFIKTYTSILIFLVALTAKTQSGQISGQILDTKGQALVQTSVILLDPVDSAMLKFVQTNEMGKFTFEKINQGSYLISISYIGYKTHWLKVEIKNTIPNVNLGIINLQSQNYILPELEIRATVSPIKYGKDTIEYNTAAFKVEAGDLVEDLLKKLPGVEVERDGTVKAYGETVENVMVDGKEFFGKDTRIATKNLEADAIDKVQVFDKKSDQSAFTGVDDGRSEKTINLQLKENKKNGYFGSATGGIGTHAKGLAKINLNQFNTSSRASFIGSANNLNDPGFSMQEYIDFMGGLGAFMSGSGGRYKLEINTGSGIPLVGTGQIPGIQKSYSGGLNYSKDISSKTEFTGSLFYTNFANTLQQMNIRQNTVDSEYFTSSENKRQYSANSSPSINLLIKHKLDSSQKLIFRIQGLYPNTKLENSLNTQTTQDPSNLLNTGKTESTWLSNRYKFNTALTWMKKIKKAGRSFIANLSGMAQKNTKNGFLASVNQYFIIGNISDSLIQRQPSTENNYQYEGSVSFTEPIGYKKYIELTASHSNLQNTTENEYFDILSTKLELKNELQSKKYQSTFQTNSAGLNVLVKKNKYYLTAGLKMQFNTLDGKILTQNEGALSKKYFHLYPTLFSQFDFGTMNHLNVEYETNLQPPAIEQLQPIEINSDPLNIYVGNPDLDPEYNHLLTASYFLYDQFNFTSVFANLSGSYIKNKITDVIYVDSIFRRTIKPANVPYERSIRGGIDFNTPIRPLKINARIKLGTAFSNGIIFINADKNETTRKKYTINFSIENRNKEQMDVILGWKIVNNKTQYSKSLINSQNFREAGIYADLTLNPIKKITIKSNFEIKTYTSSQFSEKITIPLWEISISHLFLKDNKLKVQCKVFDLLNKNRGIQRTSQQNYIEEQRSNVLGRYAMLQLAYSIRGFSAQKKEGIEIKIEQ from the coding sequence ATGAATTTTCTATTCATAAAAACGTATACCTCGATCCTGATTTTCTTGGTAGCCTTGACTGCGAAAACACAATCTGGTCAGATATCTGGTCAAATTTTAGATACTAAGGGCCAAGCTTTAGTTCAAACATCTGTAATTTTGCTAGACCCGGTCGATTCCGCCATGCTAAAGTTTGTACAAACAAATGAGATGGGTAAATTTACTTTTGAAAAAATAAATCAAGGCAGTTATTTAATATCTATAAGTTACATTGGATATAAGACGCATTGGCTTAAAGTAGAAATTAAAAACACAATTCCGAATGTAAACTTAGGGATCATAAACTTACAATCACAAAATTATATTTTACCGGAACTTGAAATACGAGCAACTGTAAGTCCTATAAAATATGGAAAAGATACGATCGAATATAATACCGCAGCTTTTAAAGTAGAAGCTGGTGATTTGGTTGAGGACTTACTAAAAAAACTTCCAGGTGTAGAAGTGGAACGGGATGGAACGGTAAAAGCTTATGGAGAAACAGTAGAAAATGTTATGGTTGATGGAAAGGAATTTTTTGGAAAAGATACGCGCATTGCTACTAAAAATCTTGAAGCAGATGCAATTGATAAAGTCCAGGTTTTTGATAAAAAATCAGATCAATCAGCATTTACGGGTGTTGATGATGGAAGAAGTGAAAAAACAATTAACCTTCAACTCAAAGAAAATAAAAAAAATGGCTACTTTGGAAGTGCAACGGGAGGGATCGGGACCCATGCCAAAGGATTAGCAAAAATAAACTTAAACCAATTCAATACAAGCTCCAGAGCATCCTTCATTGGCAGTGCAAATAACCTGAATGATCCGGGATTTTCGATGCAGGAATATATTGATTTTATGGGCGGTCTCGGTGCCTTTATGTCTGGAAGTGGAGGACGCTATAAGCTTGAAATAAATACGGGTTCTGGAATTCCTTTAGTAGGAACGGGTCAAATACCTGGAATTCAAAAATCATATTCTGGTGGTCTTAATTATTCCAAAGATATTAGTTCTAAAACCGAATTTACAGGAAGTCTGTTTTATACAAACTTTGCAAATACGCTTCAGCAAATGAATATCAGACAAAATACAGTGGATTCTGAATATTTTACAAGCTCTGAAAATAAAAGGCAATATTCTGCCAATAGCAGTCCAAGTATAAACCTACTCATAAAACACAAACTGGATTCTTCACAAAAATTAATTTTTAGAATTCAGGGATTATATCCCAATACAAAACTTGAGAATTCATTGAACACACAAACCACGCAAGACCCATCAAACCTCCTCAACACAGGCAAAACAGAAAGCACATGGCTATCCAATAGGTATAAATTTAATACTGCATTGACTTGGATGAAAAAAATAAAAAAGGCAGGAAGATCATTCATAGCTAACCTTTCTGGCATGGCACAAAAGAATACTAAGAATGGATTTCTAGCATCCGTTAACCAATATTTTATAATTGGAAATATTTCTGATAGTCTCATTCAAAGACAACCATCGACAGAAAATAATTACCAATATGAAGGTTCCGTTAGTTTTACAGAGCCCATAGGTTATAAAAAATATATAGAATTAACTGCCAGCCATTCAAACTTACAAAATACCACAGAGAATGAATACTTTGATATTCTGAGTACTAAACTTGAACTAAAAAATGAACTACAATCTAAAAAGTATCAAAGTACTTTTCAAACAAATAGTGCAGGATTAAATGTCCTGGTGAAAAAAAATAAATATTATTTAACTGCAGGTTTAAAAATGCAATTTAATACTCTGGATGGTAAAATACTTACTCAAAATGAAGGAGCTTTAAGCAAAAAATACTTCCACTTATATCCAACATTATTTAGCCAATTTGACTTTGGAACTATGAATCACTTAAATGTTGAGTATGAAACAAATCTACAACCACCTGCAATCGAACAGTTACAACCTATTGAAATAAATTCTGATCCTTTGAATATTTATGTTGGCAATCCTGACTTGGACCCCGAGTATAATCATCTATTAACAGCGAGCTATTTTTTATATGATCAATTCAATTTTACCAGTGTATTTGCAAATTTAAGTGGCAGCTATATAAAAAACAAAATAACGGATGTCATATATGTAGACTCCATTTTTCGTCGCACGATTAAACCTGCAAACGTGCCCTATGAAAGAAGCATTCGTGGTGGTATAGATTTCAATACACCGATTAGGCCTTTAAAAATAAATGCTCGTATAAAATTAGGAACTGCATTTTCAAATGGCATTATTTTCATCAATGCTGATAAAAATGAGACTACTCGTAAAAAATATACCATCAATTTTTCAATAGAAAACCGAAACAAAGAACAAATGGATGTAATCCTTGGTTGGAAAATAGTGAATAACAAAACCCAATATTCCAAAAGCCTTATAAATAGCCAAAATTTTAGGGAAGCTGGAATTTATGCTGATTTAACATTGAATCCAATTAAAAAAATTACAATAAAATCAAATTTTGAAATTAAAACCTATACTTCAAGTCAATTCAGTGAAAAAATCACAATTCCACTTTGGGAAATCAGTATTTCACATTTGTTTCTAAAGGATAATAAACTAAAAGTACAGTGTAAAGTATTTGACTTGCTCAATAAAAACCGGGGAATCCAAAGGACCAGTCAACAAAATTATATAGAAGAACAAAGAAGCAATGTTTTAGGTCGATATGCGATGTTACAATTAGCATATTCCATTCGCGGTTTTTCTGCCCAAAAGAAAGAAGGTATTGAAATTAAAATTGAACAGTAG
- a CDS encoding response regulator transcription factor, whose protein sequence is MNKIRLFYVEDEPSLGKIVKESLESRDFEVRMITSGLNAIEEFKLFNPDVCVLDVMLPHKDGFTISKEIKEIPSSVPILFLTAKNQTEDILKGFASGCNDYIHKPFSMEELIVRIKNLLSLTSIRHTISSLSTSVDSMNIGLYIFFPLRQELHFENDVRRLSHRETELLLLLSNSLNQLVTRKEILMKIWGNDSFFNSRNLDVYINKLRDCLRSDSRVELITLKGVGYRLVG, encoded by the coding sequence ATGAATAAAATTCGATTATTTTATGTTGAAGATGAGCCATCTCTTGGCAAAATCGTGAAAGAATCCTTAGAAAGTAGAGATTTTGAAGTTCGAATGATTACATCTGGTTTGAACGCTATAGAAGAGTTCAAACTTTTTAATCCGGATGTATGTGTTTTAGATGTAATGTTGCCACATAAAGATGGATTTACAATTAGTAAAGAAATAAAAGAAATTCCAAGTTCTGTTCCAATTTTATTCTTAACTGCGAAAAATCAAACAGAAGATATATTGAAAGGCTTTGCTTCAGGATGCAATGATTATATTCACAAACCGTTTAGTATGGAGGAGCTTATCGTGAGAATAAAAAATTTGCTTAGCTTAACGAGTATTCGCCACACAATAAGTTCTTTGTCTACCAGTGTGGATTCTATGAATATAGGATTGTATATATTTTTTCCACTTCGTCAGGAACTGCATTTTGAGAATGACGTCCGAAGATTATCTCATAGAGAAACGGAATTATTATTGCTCCTTAGTAATTCTTTAAATCAATTGGTTACGCGTAAGGAAATACTTATGAAGATTTGGGGAAATGATTCTTTTTTTAATTCCAGGAATCTTGATGTTTATATTAATAAGTTGAGAGATTGTTTGAGGAGTGATAGTAGGGTAGAATTGATTACCTTAAAAGGGGTAGGATATAGATTGGTAGGATAA
- the ccsA gene encoding cytochrome c biogenesis protein CcsA has protein sequence MKFLMKIYDGLVSTRSAGLYLILFAIAIGAATFIENDYGTSAAQKVVFKSWWFELLLLLFGITIIANIFKYRMIQQKKWSILTFHASIIVILLGSAITRYSSFEGIMHIRENESSNEFLSSETYLQFEVNNKGNKYRIDEKVLFASLGNNKFKRTYQIEQDLLELKVLDFIPNPQHIMVTDDAGLPTLKIVIGGMQGREEYYLHAGETKKFRGTVFNFGKTELAQAINIKYQNDTLYFNTPVALSQMQMATQKRDSVIPGSYQPLLLRSLYSGGETNFVIGDFNPKAKLELTSSSRKMKGESLGGLHLNITKNGEETSFYVYGNASGPGQIQQVQLGDTEFLFAYGAKQMEIPFSIKLRDFIMDRYPGTNSASSYASEVTLIDNRSNHKEEHRIFMNHILDYDGFRFFQSSFDQDELGTYLSVNHDAWGTRISYLGYILLTLGMLFTLFSPISRFTLLSEKINRLRSSTNVIPLLFILNICALSLTAQQKIDISLPIIDKAHADAWGKVLVQDMNGRIKPINTLSSELLRKISRKESYQGQNSDQVLLGMASFPEIWTKVPFLKIGENDNIKNLLNTKNSFTAYKDFFNLKGEYLLKDEVQKAYNMMPKDRSTYEKELLKLDERVNICGMIFSGGLLKIYPIPEDPNFTWLSPTDIEHQHRTDQLSETLKKFYPAYMVTLQEAANTNDYQLANELLKTIHQYQQQNGGEVLISKQKVQAELILNKTNIFSVLGKWYGLLGLIFLSLLFISVFNIKINLKIPYTICFSMLILGFLFHTTGLGLRWYVSGRAPWSNGYESMIYIAWTTILAGLIFTRKSLGGLSATTILSSVVLMVAGLSFLDPEITPLVPVLKSYWLTIHVSLEAGSYGFLVLGALIGMLNLVLMILLSNNNQDRIFRIIKEMTFVSEKTLIGGLFMLSIGTYLGGVWANESWGRYWGWDAKETWALVTILVYSFILHMRFIPGIQGLYSFNLATLFGFASVLMTYYGVNYYLSGLHSYAAGDPVPIPNFVYYTFGTLILISILAFWKQRKYTSKSNVKE, from the coding sequence ATGAAATTTTTAATGAAAATTTATGATGGCCTGGTTTCTACACGCTCGGCTGGTTTATATTTGATTTTATTTGCTATTGCCATTGGGGCTGCAACTTTTATTGAAAATGATTATGGGACATCGGCAGCTCAAAAAGTCGTTTTCAAATCCTGGTGGTTTGAATTATTGTTGTTATTATTTGGTATCACCATTATTGCTAATATCTTCAAATACAGGATGATTCAACAGAAAAAATGGAGCATTCTAACCTTTCATGCATCGATTATTGTAATTCTTTTAGGTTCGGCAATAACCCGATACTCAAGTTTTGAAGGTATTATGCATATTCGAGAAAATGAAAGTTCCAACGAATTTCTATCTTCAGAAACCTATCTCCAATTTGAAGTTAATAACAAAGGAAATAAATACCGCATTGATGAAAAGGTTTTGTTTGCTTCTTTAGGAAATAATAAATTTAAAAGAACCTATCAAATCGAACAAGATCTTCTAGAACTTAAAGTGTTGGATTTTATTCCCAACCCACAGCATATTATGGTTACGGATGATGCAGGTTTGCCGACTCTAAAAATTGTAATTGGTGGAATGCAAGGTCGGGAAGAATATTATTTACATGCTGGCGAAACAAAAAAATTCAGAGGAACCGTTTTTAATTTTGGAAAGACTGAATTAGCACAAGCAATTAATATTAAATATCAAAACGATACACTCTATTTTAACACACCGGTTGCTTTGTCGCAAATGCAAATGGCCACACAAAAAAGGGATTCCGTAATTCCAGGATCCTATCAACCTTTATTATTAAGATCTTTATACTCTGGTGGAGAAACCAATTTTGTCATTGGAGATTTTAATCCTAAAGCAAAATTAGAATTAACTTCTTCCTCAAGGAAAATGAAAGGAGAAAGTCTAGGAGGTCTGCATTTAAACATAACTAAAAATGGAGAGGAAACCAGTTTTTATGTTTATGGAAATGCAAGCGGACCCGGACAAATACAACAAGTTCAGTTAGGGGATACAGAATTTTTATTCGCTTATGGAGCTAAACAAATGGAAATCCCATTCTCTATAAAATTACGAGATTTTATTATGGATAGATATCCAGGCACCAATAGCGCTTCATCCTATGCAAGTGAAGTAACATTAATTGATAACCGTTCAAATCATAAAGAAGAACATCGAATTTTTATGAATCATATTTTGGATTACGATGGTTTTCGTTTTTTTCAATCTTCCTTTGATCAAGATGAATTAGGGACATATCTCAGTGTAAATCATGATGCTTGGGGAACCAGGATTTCATACTTAGGATATATCCTTTTAACGCTTGGTATGCTATTTACTTTATTTAGTCCAATTAGCAGATTCACTTTATTAAGTGAGAAAATTAATAGATTACGATCAAGTACAAATGTGATTCCTTTATTGTTCATATTGAATATTTGTGCACTTTCGCTAACTGCGCAACAAAAAATTGATATTTCTTTACCGATCATTGATAAAGCCCACGCAGATGCATGGGGAAAAGTATTGGTTCAAGATATGAATGGTCGTATTAAGCCAATAAATACATTGTCTAGTGAATTGCTCAGAAAAATAAGCAGAAAAGAAAGTTATCAGGGTCAAAATTCCGATCAGGTATTATTAGGAATGGCTTCCTTTCCGGAAATTTGGACTAAGGTTCCTTTTCTTAAAATTGGTGAAAACGATAACATTAAAAATTTACTGAATACGAAAAATTCATTTACAGCTTATAAAGATTTTTTTAATTTAAAAGGGGAATATTTATTAAAAGATGAAGTGCAAAAAGCATATAATATGATGCCAAAAGACAGAAGCACTTATGAAAAAGAATTGCTAAAACTGGATGAACGTGTAAATATTTGTGGAATGATTTTTTCAGGAGGCTTGTTAAAAATATATCCTATACCAGAGGATCCTAATTTTACCTGGTTATCTCCAACTGATATTGAGCACCAGCATCGCACGGATCAACTTTCTGAAACCCTCAAAAAATTTTATCCTGCATATATGGTCACCTTACAAGAAGCTGCAAATACCAATGACTACCAATTAGCAAATGAATTATTGAAAACGATTCATCAATATCAGCAACAAAATGGTGGTGAAGTTTTAATTTCAAAACAAAAAGTACAAGCAGAACTTATTCTAAATAAAACAAATATTTTTTCTGTGTTAGGAAAATGGTATGGACTTTTGGGATTGATTTTTTTAAGCTTATTATTTATTTCTGTTTTTAATATCAAAATCAATTTAAAAATTCCATATACCATTTGTTTTAGCATGTTAATTCTTGGCTTTCTTTTTCATACTACCGGCTTAGGACTAAGATGGTATGTTTCTGGAAGAGCGCCCTGGAGTAATGGTTATGAATCCATGATTTATATTGCCTGGACGACGATCCTTGCAGGCTTAATTTTTACTAGAAAATCATTAGGTGGATTAAGTGCTACCACGATTCTATCTTCCGTAGTTCTTATGGTTGCTGGTTTAAGTTTTCTGGATCCAGAAATTACGCCTTTGGTTCCAGTTTTAAAATCCTATTGGCTTACAATCCATGTTTCTTTAGAAGCTGGGAGTTATGGATTTTTAGTTTTAGGTGCTTTGATTGGAATGCTTAATCTTGTACTTATGATATTATTATCAAATAATAATCAGGATCGCATTTTCAGAATAATAAAAGAAATGACTTTTGTTAGTGAAAAAACATTGATTGGTGGCTTGTTTATGTTGAGTATTGGAACTTATTTAGGTGGTGTTTGGGCGAATGAATCCTGGGGTCGTTACTGGGGATGGGATGCCAAAGAAACATGGGCATTAGTAACCATCCTTGTATATTCATTTATACTTCATATGCGATTTATACCTGGAATCCAAGGCTTGTATAGTTTTAATTTAGCTACACTCTTTGGATTTGCTTCCGTATTAATGACCTATTATGGAGTCAATTATTATCTTTCAGGTTTACATTCATATGCAGCTGGCGATCCAGTTCCAATTCCAAATTTTGTGTACTACACTTTTGGAACTTTAATACTCATCAGCATACTGGCATTTTGGAAACAAAGAAAATATACCAGTAAATCAAATGTAAAAGAATAA
- a CDS encoding ATP-binding cassette domain-containing protein: MISAINISLAYGKRILFDEVNIGFTKGNCYGIIGANGAGKSTFLKILSGEISPNKGSVEISPGERIAVLKQNQFEFDNHSLLHTVLIGHKRMWKLIQEREALYAKPDFSEKDGNVAAQLEEEFGEIGGYMAESEAGSMLSSLGVDENLHYNSMSEVPTNVKVRVLLAQALFGNPDILLLDEPTNGLDVETINWLENFLAEYENVVIVVSHDRHFLDAVCTHVADVDRQKIAVYTGNYSFWYESSQLASRQIADKNKKVEDRRKELLDFIARFSANASKSKQATSRKKALEKLKVEDIQPSSRKYPGIIFKAEREVGDQILKVEHLTATSSERNLFGDISFILNKGDKVAILAKDQMAVHQFFDILAGKQKADSGSFEWGTTISKAYLPVDISEFFVEDLQLMDWLRQYVPPTITDVDEVFLRGYLGRMLFSGDEVLKKCKVLSGGEKVRAMLSMMMLQSPNLLLLDEPTNHLDLESIQAFNENMIAYNGIVLISSHDHTFLQTVCNRIIELTPNGCFDKLMSFDEYLERKEK, from the coding sequence ATGATAAGTGCAATAAATATCAGCCTGGCTTACGGTAAAAGGATCCTGTTTGACGAAGTCAATATTGGCTTTACAAAAGGGAATTGCTATGGAATTATAGGAGCTAATGGAGCTGGTAAAAGTACCTTTCTAAAAATATTGAGTGGAGAAATTTCACCAAATAAGGGGAGTGTTGAAATTAGTCCAGGAGAACGGATTGCAGTTTTGAAACAAAATCAGTTTGAATTTGATAATCATTCTTTATTGCATACCGTATTGATAGGCCATAAACGAATGTGGAAATTAATTCAAGAGCGGGAAGCCTTGTATGCGAAACCAGATTTTAGTGAAAAAGATGGGAATGTAGCTGCTCAGTTGGAAGAGGAATTTGGAGAAATCGGTGGCTATATGGCCGAAAGTGAAGCAGGATCCATGTTGAGTTCACTCGGTGTTGATGAAAATTTACATTATAACTCCATGAGTGAAGTCCCTACAAATGTAAAAGTGAGGGTTTTATTAGCACAGGCTTTATTTGGTAATCCTGATATTCTATTACTTGATGAGCCTACGAATGGATTAGATGTTGAAACCATTAATTGGTTGGAGAATTTTTTAGCAGAATATGAAAATGTTGTTATTGTAGTAAGTCACGACCGACATTTTTTGGATGCAGTTTGTACCCATGTGGCGGATGTTGATCGACAGAAAATTGCAGTTTATACAGGGAATTATAGTTTTTGGTATGAATCCAGTCAATTAGCTTCTCGTCAAATAGCAGATAAAAACAAAAAAGTAGAAGATCGTCGCAAAGAATTATTGGATTTTATTGCTCGATTTTCAGCCAATGCCTCAAAGAGTAAACAAGCCACATCAAGAAAAAAGGCATTGGAGAAGTTAAAAGTAGAAGATATACAACCTTCGTCCCGAAAATATCCAGGTATCATTTTTAAAGCCGAACGAGAAGTAGGAGATCAAATTTTAAAAGTGGAACATCTTACAGCAACTTCCTCTGAACGGAATTTATTTGGGGACATTTCATTTATTTTAAACAAAGGAGATAAAGTCGCTATTCTTGCAAAGGATCAAATGGCAGTACACCAATTTTTTGATATTTTAGCAGGAAAACAAAAAGCAGATTCAGGAAGTTTTGAATGGGGTACTACGATTTCGAAAGCATATTTACCAGTAGATATTTCAGAATTTTTTGTTGAAGATTTGCAATTAATGGATTGGTTAAGGCAATATGTCCCACCAACAATTACAGATGTAGATGAAGTTTTTTTAAGAGGATATTTAGGCAGAATGTTATTTAGCGGAGATGAAGTATTGAAAAAATGTAAAGTCCTAAGCGGAGGTGAAAAAGTTCGTGCTATGTTGAGTATGATGATGCTGCAGAGCCCTAATTTATTGCTTTTAGACGAACCAACAAATCATCTGGACCTTGAAAGTATTCAAGCATTTAATGAAAACATGATAGCCTATAATGGGATTGTTTTAATCAGTTCGCATGACCATACTTTTTTGCAAACTGTATGTAATCGGATCATAGAATTAACACCAAATGGATGTTTTGATAAGTTGATGAGCTTTGATGAATATTTAGAAAGAAAGGAAAAGTAA